The segment CCAGCACAACCTGCGGCGCATCAAGCAGTTCCTGCAGGTGAGGTGGGAGGCAACCATTCTGTTACTGAAGTGCAGTGGCCTCCTTGTCACAGCTCACAGATCCCAGCCCTACAGCCTGCAGAGATCCCAGCAGTTATAGTTTGAAGGCTAACCCTGAGGCCTTCCATGTTTTACAGAGCAGATATTTGGAGAAGCCGATGGAAATAGCCCGCATTGTGGCTCGCTGCCTGTGGGAAGAGTCACGGCTCCTCCAGACAGCTGCCACTGCAGCCCAGGTAGGCGACTCAGGTGTCCCTCTGCCCACCCAGGCAGTCTGCACAGGACTTGGTGCCATCAGGAAGCTCTGGTCTGAAGCTTCTTGCATGTTTCTTGCAGCAATGGTAGTTCAGAGGGGTGCTCAAACTGCAGTGAAGGGCGGTTGACCCTCAGCCGGGGTGCATCAGTGCTCTGCACTATGTTTGTTTGTGTAATAAAGGGTTTTACTTCATGCAAAACCTCCTGAGGCTGGGAAGGGACTGTCCCTGAGTTACAGCTCTGTTCTGATGCCTTCCTTTGTCCCTTCTACAGCAAGGGGGGCAGGCGACACATCCAACAGCAGCTGTAgtgacagaaaagcagcagatgctggAGCAGCATCTGCAGGATGTAAGGAAGAGGGTGCAGGTAAGTGTGCTGCCTGGGCACCTTCTTCCCCTGGTACTTCTAGGAGTGCTGTGGTGATGTAGTACTTTGAGCAAATCCCATCTCTTGCCTTGCAGGATCTGGAGCAGAAGATGAAAGTGGTGGAGAATCTCCAGGATGACTTTGATTTTAACTACAAGACTTTGAAAAGCCAAGGAGGTATTAAAGCTCATTAGCATCTGGCAAGCCAAAGTGTGTTCCTGCAAGGAAACATGCTGGAGGGTGTGTTCCAGCCCTCCCAGTGCCTCCTCCCCAAGCTTGAAGGGTGGGTTAGTCTTAGGGCATTTGCATGACAATTGTAGATagtgacagaaacaaaaagaagctgaCAGGGCCTGCAGGGGATCCAAACCTGAGCTTTGCCTGTGAAAGGAGAACTGCATGAGAAGGCGATAATGCTGCTGTGTATGCAGAAATGCCAGAAAGGTGCTTGGAGGCAGAGCTGTCAAAGGCTGAGATCACCCCTTAACTGCTGATGGCTTTCTAGAATGTCTGCTCATTTGTAGTCAACTTTGTGGTCTTCGTTGTGATGTTTGGGAGGGTAGGAGGAGTGCGTTTGTTTGGCTGAAGTTGTGTGTCCTATTTGCACAGACATGCAGGATCTGAATGGAAACAATCAGTCAGTGACACGTCAGAAAATGCAGCAACTGGAACAGATGCTCACAGCGCTGGACCAGATGCGAAGGGTATGTCATGCTACTGGCCTTCCAGATCCCTGCAGGGTATAGGTGTGCTCTTACTCTGGGATATGGATTTGATAGTCATGCATGGGTAGAATTAGAAGAGCAGCACTGGCAATAAAGCAGTGGGCAGCTCCACTTCTTGTGATCATGAAGCTTATGGGTCTTGGAGGCAGTCAGAATGCTGAAGGTCCTGCTTCCTCGTTTGGCAGGGTATTGTGAGTGAGCTGGCAGGACTGTTGTCAGCCATGGAGTATGTGCAGAAGATGCTGGCAGATGAGGAGTTGGCAGACTGGAAGAGACGGCAACAAATTGCCTGCATTGGTGGCCCACCAAATATCTGCTTAGACCGGCTTGAGAACTGGTAAGATTGCACCGGACCCTGGAGAGGCACTAATCAAATGCCAGCACCAAAAATGAGTTCTCTGCCTTTGGCAACGTCCTTGCAAAATGGCTGCTGATGCCTGCAGGTGTAAATGTAGTCGTAGCCACACTTATACTTGATGGTGGACAATAATGCTGGATTCGTTAGCTCCAGGTTTGTGAGACTGTAAGGCTGGTAGCTTGCATGGCTGTTCTGTGCCCTTGGTTGGTATGACTGCACAATTTGGCTCATGCAGATTTCTTTCATAGTCTGTGGTCTAGAAAAATGCACTATGGACGCGTTCTGTTCTCTGCTGGTTTGGTACAACGATTGTCCTCTCTTGCAGAagtgaggggaggaggagggctcTGTGGGCAGGGACTGTGTGGGACTTGGCAGCCAGAGCTAACGCTGGTTCTTCCTGCTCCCTAGGATAACCTCTCTTGCCGAATCACAGCTACAGACCCGGCAGCAGATCAAGAAACtagaagagctgcagcagaaggtgTCCTACAAGGGTGACCCAATTGTCCAACACCGGCCAATGCTGGAGGAGCGGATTGTGGAGCTGTTCAGGAACCTGATGAAAAggtgctgagggctgggagggagctTGTGACCTGTTCCTTGGTTACAGGCAGTGCATGAAGGGGTGAGCACtgtgtgctgggatggggctgaggtTTGACCGCATTCTGTGTGTCTTCTACAGTGCTTTTGTGGTGGAGAGGCAGCCCTGCATGCCCATGCATCCTGACCGGCCTTTGGTCATCAAAACCGGTGTGCAGTTCACTACCAAAGTCAGGTGGGTTGCTGGCCCCTGTGATTCCTCTGTGCAGGGAAGGAATGCGGGGCAAATGCGGCATCTGTCTCCGAGGAAGAGCTGGTTCAGATGCAGTTTTCAGTTTGCCCAGGGAGTGCTGGTGCTGGGACGGAATGGCTCACTGCAGGCTGGCCCTGCTGGAGTGCAGCCTGGGTGACTCAGTGCAGGGATGGTGATTGTTGGCTGGGGCTCCATTGTATTCCTGGAGGCAGCTGGGGTTCTGGTAAATCCCAGTGTGGGGACAGACACAGGAAGTGTCATTGTGTCCCTGCCAGAGGCCTGTCTTCTGGCCTGTGTCCTTCACCAGCTTCTATGGAAATCTGCTGCTCTGACACAAGGCTCTGCCTACAGCTTCGTTACCGTCACAGCTGTGCCCCAGTTGCCTCCTTGGCAGAAGAAGCACAGATGGTTCAGAGCAGTCTGCCTGGAGTGGGCAGTCAGTGGCCAAAACAAACTCTTTATAGGGCTCGGGGGAACCATAGGTTCAGGGCAGTGTGCCACATGCCAAAGGAGCTGGGTTGTGCTGTGTCCTGGTGGGCTTTGTGGTGTGAATGGTGCTGTCTGCTGTGGGATGTGTGCAGCGCTGCTGTGCATCCAGCtcttctgtgctctgtgccagGTGCTGTGTTTATCTCCAGTTGTTCACACGTTCGTGATGCTGGTGCTGACAGTCTGTCTGCTGACTCTTTTCAGATTGTTGGTGAAGTTTCCAGAGCTGAACTATCAGCTGAAAATCAAGGTCTGCATTGACAAGTGAGTCCTGTGCTCTGATCCTGGAGGTGCTGTGTGTGGATATTGCAGTCAGACTTGCTCCTACGTCTGCACTGAGGGCCACTATGACCTTAAAGGAGAGAGTATAGGGTGGTGGTGGGTCCCCAGGATTCATTCATGGGTCGGAGGGCCTCGTGGGACTTGGTGCTGTAGTGCAGCAAACCCCCCCACAGCTATGtgactgttttttctcttccctttcctagGGACTCTGGTGATGTTGCAGCACTTCGGGGGTAAGTgcagtggtttctttttttctttcctttttttttttttttttccctttcacttctgcttttaatgTTGGCAAATGTCCTACTACTACACACTTGCTCTGAGAGGCCATCAGCCATGCTGcatcttttctcattttagGTCCCGGAAGTTTAACATCCTGGGGACAAACACCAAGGTCATGAACATGGAGGAGTCAAATAACGGCAGCCTTTCAGCAGAGTTCAAGCACCTGGTAGGTGCCACGAGGCCTCAGACTGCTCCCACTGAGGCAGTGTGACATCATGGTGTTGCTTTAAcatgttttttccctttgcagacACTGCGGGAACAGCGGTGTGGTAATGGAGGCAGAGCCAACTGCGATGTAAGTGCTGGGAAGGGGACCCTGGCTGGGAGAGCCCTTTACTGGCAGCTGTACTCAGGACAGCCACAGCAGTCTGGGTGTCCCATTCCCCACTAGGCAGCTGAGCCTCAGGGGTGGCCATGGCACCCTCTGACACGTGACAGCTGCCAGCTTGGCTCTCCCTGCCCAGACCTGAGAGTGCTGTATCAGGCTGAGGGCAGATGTTTGCTGTGGGTTTACTGTGTTCTGTTCCACCCCCAGGCCTCACTGATTGTGACTGAGGAGCTGCACCTCATCACCTTTGAGACAGAGGTGTACCACCAGGGGCTGAAGATCGATCTGGAGGTGAGCTGGGGATtagctgctgtgtttctgtgggctgtgccctgctgcagaggagcagctctgggaggCAGATCTGCTGTGTGTGGCCCTGCCTGAGTtgcatcctgctctgtgctggatATGTCTGCCCTTCCAGGCTGGGGAGCTGACTGGCAGGGAACAAGAAGCTCAGGCTGTGGGTTGCAGTGGAGTGAGCTGTAGGGTGGGGGAGGCTTTGGCTAGAGGTGGTATCAGCCtttgctgtgtggctgcacCCTTCCTAGGGCCTTCGTGGCACAGAATGGAGTGGGAGACCCTTGCTGGGGTCTGCTGTCCTGTGGGGAATTGCAGGATTTGGTAATAAGTCTCTGACTTCAGTTGTGTCCTATCTTTGCAGACCCACTCGCTGCCTGTGGTCGTCATCTCAAACATCTGCCAGATGCCTAATGCCTGGGCATCCATCCTGTGGTACAACATGCTGACCAACAACCCCAAGGTAGGGTTGGAACCATGGGGTGGCTGGTGAAGGAGTGAAGCCTTCTTTGGGCCAGGTATCCTGGCAGAGAGGCTGAGGAACTGCTCAGGCCCATCGGGATGGAACAGAACCTGGCCCTGCTTCTGTCCCTTTCTTATGCTCAGGGCTGTGTTCTCTCATGTACAGAACGTGAACTTCTTCACTAAGCCGCCTATTGGGACGTGGGACCAGGTGGCAGAGGTGCTGAGCTGGCAGTTCTCCTCTACTACCAAGCGTGGTCTCAGCATTGAGCAGCTGACAACCCTGGCAGAAAAACTTCTAGGTAATCCAACATCGGTGTCCTGTCTGCCCCTGCCAGCCCTGGTGGCAGCTCCCCACTCCTAAATGCAATGCTGTAGTGAGATTGCAGTATTTGGGAAAGAAGCCATCATTTTTAGTggcttgaggttttttttcctccgaATACCACAAACCTGTGGTTGCTCCCTGAAAACTGTATCTTTGGAGCAACAGTCATATCTGCATGTTGACAGTCCTGTTCTCTGTCAGGGCCAGGTGTGAACTACTCTGGCTGTCAGATCACCTGGGCCAAGTTCTGCAAGGTATAATTCCCTCTCTTCCCCCGAGTGTCTCCCCTTGGCTGTTCTCCACTCTAGCTCTATTCACAAcccctctgctttcttcctcagGAGAACATGGCAGGCAAAGGCTTCTCTTTCTGGGTCTGGCTGGACAACATCATTGACTTGGTGAAAAAATACATCCTGGCGCTGTGGAATGAAGGGTGAGTCTCAGCCGTTGTCAATCTGATGACCCAGGAGTCCTGTCCTTGTGGAGGCAGTACCTTGTCCCAGGTGCAGCTGAGCTCTCCTGGAATGCTTCTTCTGTCCAGGCCCTTTGGTTCAGAGTGAAAACACTTGGGGCTCCCCAGACAATCCCCAAAACattggtggctgctgctgcccatcagTGTACAGAGAACTGCCAGGATTCATGCTCTGGAATAGCTGCCCCCATGTCCTGACCCAGCCTTGTTCCCTGCACCCAGGTACATCATGGGGTTCATCAGCAAGGAGCGGGAACGAGCCATCCTGAGCACCAAGCCTCCGGGAACCTTCCTCCTGCGCTTCAGTGAGAGCAGCAAGGAGGGTGGCATCACCTTCACGTGGGTGGAGAAGGACATCAGTGGTACGTTGCTCTCCACCACTGCCCTGGGTGTGCTGTTTTTCTCAGCCAACCTTCCTGGCTCCAAACTGGGGTTTGGACCGTGGCTTCATCCCCCTAATGAGGCACTTGTGCTTGTCATTATGGCTCTTGTCCCTGGTTAAGTCTTTGAGCCTGGGCATCTTTTGCTGGTCCTTGCATCCAGACTGTCCCCACCCACGTGCActgaagcactgctgtgtgctctgctgggtgCCTGGTGAGGTTAAGCACAACCCCAGGTGACTCTGTCCCATCTGTGCTGCCCCTGGGGAGCTTGAGAAAAGTCCCTGCCTTTGCCCTAGGACTGCAGGTGTCTTGCCCTGTGTTTAAAGTCTTCTCATACAGGAAAGACTCAGATCCAGTCTGTGGAACCTTACACCAAACAACAGCTGAACAGCATGTCCTTTGCGGAAATCATCATGGGCTACAAAATCATGGATGCCACCAACATTCTGGTGTCTCCCCTGGTGTATCTGTACCCCGACATCCCCAAAGAGGAGGCGTTTGGGAAGTACTGCCGCTCTGAGAGCCAGGAACACTCAGAAGCCACTGACTCAGGTAGTCGTTGATTTTCTGcgtcccagcacagctcctgcctgtggaatggctgcagggacagcactgTGATGGAAAACTGCATCCATTAGGGGATCCCATGTTGGTCACAGGATGGCCTGGGGACCCTGTTGGTGTGGGCGGTGCATGAaggctgtctgcagggctgtgaggaGGGGAGCGGGGTTCTTCCTCCTGCAGATGGTGACCAGGCTGTGCTCTCATTCAGGTGCTGCTCCATACCTGAAGACAAAGTTCATCTGTGTCACCCCGTAAGTGTTCCTGGAGATATCTGTAAGCTCAGGGGAACATTCACATGCTCAGCCTTGCCACAAATCCTTTGTCTGCACGGGGGAGGGGGACTGCAGTGGAGCTGAGCCAGGTGGCAGTGTGCTGCCCACACTGTGCTGGGCCGCTCTCCCCTCGAGGGCCCCTTTGCCTTCCAGAgggctcccagctgcctgcactgtgccCTGGGGCCCACTGGAGGGGCCGGAGGTGTCCGCTCTGGCTGGATCtgatgctttttcctctttctgacaGCACCTCTTTCAGCAATACCATTGACCTGCCCATGTCTCCACGCACCCTTGACTCACTCATGCAGTTTGGCAATGGTAGCGAGGGAGCGGAGGCCAACGCAGGAGGCCAGTTTGGT is part of the Excalfactoria chinensis isolate bCotChi1 chromosome 24, bCotChi1.hap2, whole genome shotgun sequence genome and harbors:
- the STAT3 gene encoding signal transducer and activator of transcription 3 isoform X1, which codes for MAQWNQLQQLDTRYLEQLHQLYSDSFPMELRQFLAPWIESQDWAYAANKESHATLVFHNLLGEIDQQYSRFLQESNVLYQHNLRRIKQFLQSRYLEKPMEIARIVARCLWEESRLLQTAATAAQQGGQATHPTAAVVTEKQQMLEQHLQDVRKRVQDLEQKMKVVENLQDDFDFNYKTLKSQGDMQDLNGNNQSVTRQKMQQLEQMLTALDQMRRGIVSELAGLLSAMEYVQKMLADEELADWKRRQQIACIGGPPNICLDRLENWITSLAESQLQTRQQIKKLEELQQKVSYKGDPIVQHRPMLEERIVELFRNLMKSAFVVERQPCMPMHPDRPLVIKTGVQFTTKVRLLVKFPELNYQLKIKVCIDKDSGDVAALRGSRKFNILGTNTKVMNMEESNNGSLSAEFKHLTLREQRCGNGGRANCDASLIVTEELHLITFETEVYHQGLKIDLETHSLPVVVISNICQMPNAWASILWYNMLTNNPKNVNFFTKPPIGTWDQVAEVLSWQFSSTTKRGLSIEQLTTLAEKLLGPGVNYSGCQITWAKFCKENMAGKGFSFWVWLDNIIDLVKKYILALWNEGYIMGFISKERERAILSTKPPGTFLLRFSESSKEGGITFTWVEKDISGKTQIQSVEPYTKQQLNSMSFAEIIMGYKIMDATNILVSPLVYLYPDIPKEEAFGKYCRSESQEHSEATDSGSAAPYLKTKFICVTPTSFSNTIDLPMSPRTLDSLMQFGNGSEGAEANAGGQFESLTFDMELTQECASSPM
- the STAT3 gene encoding signal transducer and activator of transcription 3 isoform X2, giving the protein MAQWNQLQQLDTRYLEQLHQLYSDSFPMELRQFLAPWIESQDWAYAANKESHATLVFHNLLGEIDQQYSRFLQESNVLYQHNLRRIKQFLQSRYLEKPMEIARIVARCLWEESRLLQTAATAAQQGGQATHPTAAVVTEKQQMLEQHLQDVRKRVQDLEQKMKVVENLQDDFDFNYKTLKSQGDMQDLNGNNQSVTRQKMQQLEQMLTALDQMRRGIVSELAGLLSAMEYVQKMLADEELADWKRRQQIACIGGPPNICLDRLENWITSLAESQLQTRQQIKKLEELQQKVSYKGDPIVQHRPMLEERIVELFRNLMKSAFVVERQPCMPMHPDRPLVIKTGVQFTTKVRLLVKFPELNYQLKIKVCIDKDSGDVAALRGSRKFNILGTNTKVMNMEESNNGSLSAEFKHLTLREQRCGNGGRANCDASLIVTEELHLITFETEVYHQGLKIDLETHSLPVVVISNICQMPNAWASILWYNMLTNNPKNVNFFTKPPIGTWDQVAEVLSWQFSSTTKRGLSIEQLTTLAEKLLGPGVNYSGCQITWAKFCKENMAGKGFSFWVWLDNIIDLVKKYILALWNEGYIMGFISKERERAILSTKPPGTFLLRFSESSKEGGITFTWVEKDISGKTQIQSVEPYTKQQLNSMSFAEIIMGYKIMDATNILVSPLVYLYPDIPKEEAFGKYCRSESQEHSEATDSGAAPYLKTKFICVTPTSFSNTIDLPMSPRTLDSLMQFGNGSEGAEANAGGQFESLTFDMELTQECASSPM